A genomic segment from Maniola jurtina chromosome 9, ilManJurt1.1, whole genome shotgun sequence encodes:
- the LOC123867973 gene encoding cuticle protein 38-like encodes MFKLVVLFSVLALAAAKPGWVSPVAYSTFGTVPAVSSVSQYSSGVYHGTPVVPSYTTYSAYSPVVTGYGYPGVTTFTQAHNSPAVVLDAAHGVPLDTPAVVAARAAHYQAKALANAGVHTIAKRSVVSPVAYSSVVSPVSPFSHVASVAPVTPFVRSAYSPVAYSTPYLSAYSAPGYAYNTPGYAYNAPGYAYSAVVPKALSVHPW; translated from the coding sequence ATGTTTAAACTGGTGGTGTTGTTCTCCGTGCTCGCTTTGGCCGCGGCCAAGCCTGGCTGGGTATCTCCCGTAGCCTACAGCACCTTCGGCACCGTGCCGGCTGTCAGCTCCGTGTCGCAGTACAGCAGCGGTGTGTACCACGGAACACCTGTGGTACCCTCCTACACTACCTACAGTGCCTACTCACCCGTCGTAACTGGCTATGGCTACCCTGGTGTGACTACTTTCACGCAAGCCCACAACTCGCCCGCTGTGGTGTTGGATGCGGCCCACGGAGTACCTTTGGACACCCCTGCTGTTGTCGCTGCTCGTGCTGCTCACTACCAAGCTAAAGCTCTCGCTAACGCAGGTGTACACACCATTGCCAAGCGGTCAGTTGTCTCTCCCGTTGCCTACTCCTCGGTCGTCAGCCCCGTGTCTCCCTTCTCTCACGTAGCTTCCGTAGCTCCCGTCACTCCTTTCGTCCGCAGTGCCTATTCCCCAGTGGCCTACAGCACCCCCTACCTGTCTGCCTACAGCGCACCTGGTTACGCCTACAACACACCTGGTTACGCTTACAACGCACCTGGTTACGCCTACTCCGCCGTGGTACCTAAAGCCCTCTCCGTCCACCCCTGGTAA